Part of the Leptospira sp. GIMC2001 genome, ACCTGTAGCACAACCTAAGTTTACCAATCTACCTTCAGCAAGAATGATAATTGTTTTACCATCTGGGAAAGTATACTTGTCAACTTGAGGTTTGATTTCTGTTTTTGTAACAGCTTTATCAGCATTGATACGAGCCATTTGGATCTCTGTGTCAAAATGTCCGATGTTACATAGAATCGCACCGTCTTTCATCGCTTTCATATGCTCGTAAGTTATGATGTCATCATTTCCGGTCGCAGTAACAATGATATCAGCTTGCTCAATAATATCTTCTACTCGAAGAACTTGGTAACCTTCCATACAAGCTTGAAGAGCACAGATTGGATCGATCTCTGTGATTACTACTCTAGCACCGAAGTTACGAAGAGATGCAGCGGAACCTTTTCCAACATCACCATAACCACAAACGATACACAATTTACCAGCAAGCATAACGTCTGTTGCTCTTTTGATACCATCTGCAAGTGATTCACGACAGCCATAAAGGTTATCAAATTTAGACTTGGTTACAGAATCATTTACGTTGATTGCTGGAACTTTCAATTCACCTTTCTTAAGCATCTTGTTCAGAGCCATAACGCCTGTAGTTGTTTCTTCGGATATACCACGAACATCTTTCATGAGTTCAGGATATTTCGTATGCATAACATGAGTTAGGTCACCACCGTCATCAAGGATCATGTTTGGTCCAGTTCCTTTGTCATCGAAGTAGATTGTCTGATCAAGGCACCACCAATATTCTTCTTCTGTCTCACCTTTCCATGCAAAAACTGGGATTCCTTTTGCAGCGATTGCGGCTGCAGCGTGATCTTGTGTAGAGAAAATATTACAAGAAGACCAACGAATTTCTGCGCCCAATTCGATTAAGGTTTCAATCAATACAGCAGTTTGGATAGTCATGTGAAGAGATCCTGCGATTCTTGCACCTTTTAGAGGTTTAGACTTTCCATATTCTGCTCTAATTCCCATAAGACCTGGCATTTCTTTCTCTGCCATTTCAATTTCTTTTCTTCCCCATTCAGCGAGAGAAATATCTTTCACTTTATAAGGTAACACTGTAGTTTTAGTTGCTGTTGCGGACATTTAAGTCCTCCTTTTTCTTTGCTTTAATAAAAATAATTTTAAAAACGGAATCTGTTTGTATCTCTTCATCTACTATCACTTCAAATCCAGAAGAGACCAACCAATTGATAAGAATCTTAGTCTCAAAACCCAACCATAGATCTGCATATTTCTCACGCATAAATTCTTGATTGTGTTTTACTAGATCAACAATAGAAAAAATGCCACCAATACTCAAGCAACGAGCGACTTCATTCAGTACTTTGATTGGATCAGAAATATGATGCAAAACCATGGAAGCAACAACGCAATCTGCAGTTCCAGATTTGATTGGTAAGTTTTCTAAATGAGCATATTCAACTTGGACACGTTTATCATTTTTGTATTCTTTCTTGACTGCTTCAATCATCACAGAAGATGAATCGACTGCCAGAACCTTCTCACTGCGTTCCAAAAGATAAGGTATCATTACTCCCGGTCCACAACCTAAATCAAGAACCAAGTTCGTGTTAGCTGGGATGGAATCGACCAATTTTGCTCTATAAATATTAGAATTGATAAACTCTTCTTGAACTTTTTCCCATTTCTCACCAAGATTATTGAAAAATTCCTGGCTTCTCTCGGCTCTTTTGCCAAGGACAATATTTGCGTTACGCTGATCCGTCTCGCGACTTGGTAGATCTTCTATATAGGAAATAATTAAATTCGTAAGTTCTGCGGCGAAATCTTGATTTTTTTCTACAAGCCCATAATAAACCCACGAACCTTCTCTTCGAGATTTGAGCAGTCCTGCATCTGCAAGAATTTTGAGATGTCTTGAAATTCGAGACTGACCCATAGAAAGAATCTCTATGATCTCATTCACTGAGAAATCTCCGTAAGATAAAATATGCAAGATCCGAACACGAGTCTCGTCCGACACAGATTTGAGTGCCGGTAAAATGGCAGATTTTTGCCTATTCAGAACATCGGAGAGGATCGTTACCATGATATCTAAATATCAACATATCAAGAATTCTTGATATCGTCAAGACAAAATTAGGAAAAACGACCAGTATTTGAAATTTTTTATTTCACTTCACGGATTTGGATCGTATCCACGCGTTCTTCGCCTGCAATTGCATCGGAAAGAATCACAACACGATCACCTTTTTCGACCATTTTTTCCTTCAAAAGTGTCTCAATCGCTTGTTTGATGGTTTTTTCTGGATCGCTTGAAAAGTCCATTCGATAAGGAATCACCCCACGATTGAGCCACAACTTTCTTCGAACAGAAGTCATATTGGTAAAGGCGTGAACGATCGCCGTACTCGGGTGGAAGGAAGAAACATGATTCGCCATAATACCACGACGAGTAATCACTATGATTGCTGGAGATTTCAAAGAATCTGCAAGATCAGAAGCTGACTTTGCCATTTCCTCTTTTTTGTCTTTAGGGACCTTCAATTTTACATATCCCATTCCACCACTTTGTTCAATTCTTCGAGATATTTTATCCAACATCTCGACACAACGAACGGGATAACTGCCCATTGCTGTCTCACCAGATAGCATGATCGCATCAGCTTCTTCGTATACAGCGTTTGCAACATCCGTAACTTCTGCACGGGTCGGTGACGGATTGTGAATCATCGATTCAAGTAGATGGGTTGCAACAATTACTCTTTTGCCTTCGATCGCACATTTCTTGATAATCCGTCTCTGAATGATCGGAAGATCTTCCAGCGGTACTTCAACTCCAAGATCACCTCGAGCAACCATCACACCATCAGAAACATTGATGATCTCGTCCAAATTTTTGACGCCTTCTTGATCTTCAATCTTCGCAACAATCTGAGCATGAGCTCCTTTTTCTTCGATGATCTTTCTTAATTGAATAACATCATCAACCGATCGAACAAACGATAGAGCAATAAAATCAATTTCTTCTTCTAATCCAAATAAAATATCTTTTAGATCTTTCTGTGTAATGCTTGGAATATTTACACGAATACCAGGAAGATTGATATGCTTTCTCGAACCAAGCTTACCACCGTCGAGAACCTTGCAAAGTAACTCTCCCTCGCGAACTTCTTGTACGGCAAGGTTGATCAATCCATTATCAACTGTAACCTTATCGCCCACTTTTAAATCTTTTACTATATCAATATAATTTACAAATACAGATTTGGCTTCAGCTTCTCGACCTGGAATCACATGGAAAGTAAAAGTCTCTCCAACTTTTAAATCCAACTCATTGTCAACATCACCAGTCCGAATCTCAGGACCTTGAGTATCCATAAGAATCGCAATCGGATTGCCACCCGCCGTATCTTTGTTAAGCGACTTTATATTCCGTATGATCTGGCGATGGAAATCATGATTGCCGTGTGACATATTGAGTCGAGCTACATTCATTCCAGCCATTGCAAGTTTCTTAATCATTTGTTTGTCAGCAGTTGCGGGGCCGATCGTACAGATAATTTTCGTTTTTCTTGCTTTGAGGAGAGGATTCGGATTATTATTCTTTGTTTGTTGTTCCATCTATTCTTATTTCAACTTTGGCAATATACGCTCTAGAAAATCCGCCAAGGATACAGCTAGATCAAATTTTTCTTGATTGGGCATAGATTCCGCTTTCTGCTCTTCAATGATTCCAATCGCTTTTTCTAGTAACCTTTTACCATTTTTCTTCAGATACTGTTTGGAGACAAGAATTGGAAAAGGATATTTTTCAATCTGGTCGCGCACCTGATAGGAATAAATATCCTTCCCACCCTTTTTCTTCATAAAAGAAATCAATTCGTCTTCTTCCATGGAGCCTTCAAGTTTATCCATTAGGTAATTGCGGTCTGGATAGTATCCAAAATCCCAAGCTTCGTCCATGGCAGAAAGGATTTTTTCTAACTTTGCTTTAAGCTTAGGATCTTCTTCGCTATCTGCTCGTTTTTCCGTAAGAATAGATGGTGAACTTCCTTCTTCTTCAAGTAGTTCCAAACGCTGTGATTGCAAGCTTCCATCACCAGATTTTTCGCTAGAGGGTTTGTCTTTCTTGATTCGCTCTTCTGCGATTCGAGTTTTTTCTTTTGCAAGAAATTTGGTTCGCTGTTCATTGATCAAAGCCTTCAGCTTACGATTCAATTTATTTCTGATCGCATCTGCTTCGAATCGATGGACAACTTTATTACCAACCAGAGATCTCCACAACCAAGTAAAAAAAGAAAGATGACGAAAGAGAGCACGATTCTCTATTTCTTCCAAATTGCGAATCAAAGCACTATCGTCGACATGACTATGAACATCCATAAGTCTCAAAACTGTTAGCTCAGCATCATTACCCGTTGAAAGAAAAATATTTTTTGCATTTTGGATAGCTTGAGGAATACCATCTTTATGAAGAATATATTCATGATAACTCAATCTGTCCGCATATTCTGCATACAAAATAGACGGATTCGAAAGAATTGAATTCCTAGATTCCTCATCCAAAAATTCACTTTGAACCCTAAGAAAATTCATATCAATTAATTTTCCTGATGATTGAATGTACACCATTACATCTTCGAAAACTTTTCTTTTTTGTTCTTTGAATTCTTTTTCTTTCTCGTGGTTATAATAATCTGCAAGTAGAATAATCTCTTCTACAACAGTCTTCTGATCCCCATAAGAATCGCTTAGAAATCGGAGAATATTCTCCGCAGTTGGTTTGATGTTTTCGTATTCTTCTGCACTTGGCTCTTCCAAAACTCCAATCCGAACAAGATCTTTTACGATAACATCTCGCATGTAATCTATATAAATTTCTAATCTAGTAAATATTTCCTCTTTTTTGAAATAAAAAAACAGAGATTTATTACCAGCTTTCGATGCTTTATCATTTCGAATAAAAAATAATAACCTATCTTCGACTAACTTTTTTAGTATGGGCTTGAGATGAAGAACAATCGTTGAATCTTTCAATTGTTTTGTTGTATCGAAAATACAATTGAACAAACCACCAATTTCCGTGGATGCATAGGTGTCATATAGTCTATTCTCTTCTATCGCACGATTGATGTTCTGTCGCATTTTCTCAGGACTAGTGGATTGCCTTCGTTCATTGATCCATCGACGAATCGCATCAATGCTAATCTCATTGAGTCCAGTCACATAACGATAACATGTCGTTCCATCTGCTGAAGTCGGTCTGCAGAAGACAGATGAATGCCTAAGATAGGCACGAGGATCGTCTGTATCTCCAGAACCTTCCGTTGGAGCATAATCCAGATAATTCAATTTTTTTATTAATGGAGGTCTAGTTCGGATAGCGTATTCGGAAAGAAAATACTCTAGCTTCTCAGGCTCATAGCTCAAGTCTCTCTCAAGTTGATCTTGATTGGGAAGAATTTTATTTACGGTAAACTTCTCTGTCCACTCGTAAATCGTAATCAATAATTTATAGATTCCCTTATTTAGAAAATCTCCCCTAGATTCTAATGATTGAGAACGCTGCAAAGCTTGTGTATAATCCAAAACTTTCAGCTCGGGGAGATTGGGATCTAGCATAATTCTGCTTGAATACTAACTGGTTAAACTAAGTGAACCGTTTAGATTAGCCCCTTATTTACAATTAATTCTGCATTGAGAACTGCAGCACCCGCAGCACCACGAACTGTATTGTGACTTAACACAACATATTTCCAATCTAAGATCGGATCGGGTCTAAGCCTTCCGAGAACTACAGTCATACCATTACCGGTCATTAAATCAAGTCTTGGTTGAGGACGATCTTGTTCTTCACGATAAACGATAGGATTGGCTGGAGCAGATGGAAGTCCTAATTTCTGTGGCTCACCACGAAAATTTTTCCAAGCTTCTATGATTTCTTTTGAATCTACTTTCTTCTTAAGTTTAACGGATAAGCAAACAGTATGTCCATCGAATATAGGGACCCGATTGCAATGTGCTGACATTTTAAAATCTGCGGGAACAATCTGTCCGTTCTCAACACGACCCAAACATTTTTGTGGTTCCATCTCAGCTTTATCTTCTTCACCACCGATGAATGGAACGATATTGCCCATTATATCCATCGATGGAACGCCTGGATATCCAGCACCCGAGACAGCTTGCATAGAAAATAAAAATAAAGATTCTAAACCGAATAAATCCATCAAAGGCTTCAATGAAATTGTTACACCCATGATCGTACAATTGGAATTAGTTATAATTTTACCGGGAGTTTTCTGATACTGCAGTACATCCAAATGTTCTGGGTTCACTTCCGCACTAAGAATCGGAACATTGGGAACCATGCGATGATTCTTACTGTTTGAAATTACATGGACTCCTGCTTGTGCATATGCAGTCTCTACTTCACCCGCGATACTTGCATCTAAACCTGAGAATACAATTTGTACACCTTGGGTCTCGGATGGAGTTGGAGATGTTACAACTATATCTTTAACGTATTCTGGAATATCTCCTGAGATCTTCCAGCGAGACTTCATCAACTCACCATATTTTTGGCCGACACTTCGTTCCGATGCACAGAGAGCCACAACTTCAAAGAGTTTATGATTTTCTAATAATTCTACAAATCTCTGACCAACAGATCCTGTCGCTCCGAGTATACCAACTTTTACTTTTTTCATGGATAATTTAACCTAGCCTGTCTTACATGCAATTTTTATAAAGCAGAAATTCTCTTGATATATTTAGCATAAATTGAATTCATTTTGATCATTCCACTATAAGTAAAATGGTGAAAATCACTGAATTCCTGCATTCGCAAAGCATCTTTTAAATCTACAAAATGAACTGTATCGCCCTGCATTTTATTTAAATAATCTAAATAATCAGAATACCAAGAAGTATTTTGATACCATTCCAAGGAAATTGGATTCTCGGGATTATTGATAATCAACAAGGGAATATTTCTCTTCTTAAATTCATCGGATATTTTGTTTAAATAATAAAAATGCATAATCGGACGAAATTTTTCATTTGCTAATTTCTTTTTTGCTTCTGCAAGCTCATAAAGATATCGAATACCAGGCCTAGACTCTAAATCCGCAAGCAATCTATAGAAAAAATATTCTCTATATTCAGTGTCACTCATCCCAAGATAGCGCAGATCCTCAGTTCTTTCTTCTCTTTGGTATTGCATTTCTACTTTAGGTTTTTCTAATCCAAAAGTCTGCGACAATCTTACTCCCAATTCGTCCCTGTGATAATCCTTTAGGAAACTATTTGATTCATATGCCTTCCATATGTTAGAAAGATGAACTTTTACAATAGATCTGTCACAAAGTTCAGGTTCCAAAATAATTTTTTTCCAACCCGGTGAATCAATAATTAATTTCTGAGATGTTTTCTGATTCGAAATCGTTATTTCAAGCGGTCCTTTCGCTAGAATATCATCAACTACTTCTATCCAAAATCCTTTCTCTTGGATCTCATCTGTTGGCATAAAACTAAATTCGCGCCCGGTCCAACCCAAAGAGTTTACACGCTCTGGTATCTGAACACCAGCGTAACCGTGGTAGCTTGTATTTCTTCCAAATTTATGATTGTATACGCGCGATAAATTATCCCAAAAAAAATCTTTGTATGCGTAGAATTTAAAAAATGAAGCTATAAATAATTCTGAACGGCGCTCCCAACTCAAATATTTCCACATATAAGTAAGAGTTTCCCAAGGAAAAACGTATTTTGCCTGTGGAGCTTCAATCGATTCCAAAGCATCCTTGATCAATACCTCTTCACGCATGTCTTCTAATTTCTTACCAGGTTCGAGTACAAAGCTTCGATGTAGGCGAAAATCTATAAAATTTACCGGATAAATGACCAAATCTGGTTCCATTTTCCATAATTCTTCCAAAAACAAATATAAATAGAGAGGACTTTTTCCTGCATAGGAAAAGTATTCAACTGCTACTTCCTGACCAATATCTTTTCTTAATTGTTCGGAGAGGAGCGACTGATCAATGCTATAGTATGCGATACTGGATCCAACAATAAATATCCTTGGTTTGGACTTCGGTTTATTGCTAATTGACTTAGTCTCATAAATAAAATTATAGAAATGGTTCGTATTCCAAGCACTTGTATTGGGTAGAACCCAGAGTAAATAACGGAAAAATAAAAAATCAATAAAGAAAATGGATACAATAAATACCAAAACGTACTTAGTATTTGAAGCCTTCATGCCTCCATAGTTTTACAATACATCAGAAAACAAAGTAAATAAAAGGCTTGGTATCAGCACTCAATAGAACAAAAGCGATCAGTACGAAAGCTGCTACAATTGAATGCAGATAGGTAAATTTCTTTTCCATCCAGTAACTCGGGTGCCTTTTTGTTGCACCTAAATAATGTCCTATCAAACATATTGCACTGACCCAGAAGAGATCCAATCTCATCGAATAAGGAATATTGAGTCCTGATCGATTCGCAAATAAATTATTGATTATTTGGTCCGTTGTGTTCCAGTCGGGAGACCGAAATAAAATCCACAAAAAACTCACCGCGCAGAATACTACAATAGACAAAATACCTTTTGTAAATCTATTGAATTGATTAACTCGATCTTTCCATTGAAAATATCTTTCTATAGCGAGCAAAATTCCATGAATACAACCCCAGACTAGAAAATTCCAGCTTGCACCATGCCATATCCCACCAAGCATCATCACGATAAATAAATTTCTAAACGTAATCCATCTGCTAATCCGATTGCCACCAAGTGGAATATACAAATAATCCCTGAGCCAAGAACTCAGACTTATATGCCAACGATTCCAAAAATCCGTAATCGTAGATGAGGTATAAGGCATATCGAAATTTTTTGAGAGCCTAAAACCAAATAAAAGTGCAAGTCCGATTGCAATATCTGTATAACCACTAAAATCCAAATAGATCTGTAAACTATAAGAGAAAACTCCAAACCACGTAAATGACGAAGATACGGCATCTGGGTATTTATAAATAGTATCACTTATCTCGGCTATTCGATCCGCAAGAACTGCCTTTTTAAAAATTCCAAGAAAAATCCATCCAAAGATAGCAGCCAACGGAATTTCAGACCAAGAAATCCGCTTCAATAACTGAGGCAAAAACTCCTTAGCCTTAACAATCGGCCCTGCAACAAGCTGAGGGAAAAAGGAAATATACAACAAATATCGAAAAAAAGAAGTCTCCGGTCTAATCACAGATCGATAAACATCAATCGTATAGCTCATACTCTGGAAGATAAAAAAGGAAATTCCAAGCGGTAAAACAATCTCCGAGATCCAAGTGGGAGAAGTAACTGTGCTTATTGCTCCGATAATACCGAAACCATTACCCTCGAAGGTTCCATTAGAGCCGGAAAACCAGAAATCTGCATTCTCAAAAAGCAATTGACAATATTTAATCAATTTAATGATCAATTCTGAGCATGTTTCTATCAATAAACCGAAATACTTAAAGAAAAGTAAAACGCTCAAATCGATAGTTACAGAAAAAATCAAGAGCAGTTTTCTTAGCTTCTGATTCCGATTTAAATTAATGCCTAATCCTAAGCAATAATCAGAAAATGCGACTAAAATCAGAATGCAAATATGGTTTCCATTCAACAAAGAGTAGAAAACCAGAGACGAAATCAGAAGGATCGCACGGTATCCAGTATCGCGAGATGGAGTTCGATCGATAAGTTCATCTTTCGAAGATTTTAGTAAAATCCGTTCGCTTCGACCCTCCTTTCCATTTTTCATTCGCTTTGAATAAGAGATGTAAATGCTTATTATTAATCCATAAAATGAATAAATTAGTAAAGTAAGTATCAGAAAGCTTGCAAATATTGAAGAGGTAAAAATCATTATAAAATGGCTAAATTAAGATCTCTATCCATGCTTTGCTACGTTCAGATGTCCTTCAACTCGAAATTTGAATGCAAAGGATTTTGATCTGAGTTTATTCATACCAAGGGAGTAAGAAAATTATGTCTCATTACAGAAAATATAGAAAATGCTAAATCC contains:
- the ahcY gene encoding adenosylhomocysteinase; this encodes MSATATKTTVLPYKVKDISLAEWGRKEIEMAEKEMPGLMGIRAEYGKSKPLKGARIAGSLHMTIQTAVLIETLIELGAEIRWSSCNIFSTQDHAAAAIAAKGIPVFAWKGETEEEYWWCLDQTIYFDDKGTGPNMILDDGGDLTHVMHTKYPELMKDVRGISEETTTGVMALNKMLKKGELKVPAINVNDSVTKSKFDNLYGCRESLADGIKRATDVMLAGKLCIVCGYGDVGKGSAASLRNFGARVVITEIDPICALQACMEGYQVLRVEDIIEQADIIVTATGNDDIITYEHMKAMKDGAILCNIGHFDTEIQMARINADKAVTKTEIKPQVDKYTFPDGKTIIILAEGRLVNLGCATGHPSFVMSTSFSNQVLAQIELWNNKYELGVYRLPKQLDEKVAAFHLENLGVRLTKLNPKQADYLGVPQEGPYKPEHYRY
- a CDS encoding ArsR/SmtB family transcription factor, which gives rise to MVTILSDVLNRQKSAILPALKSVSDETRVRILHILSYGDFSVNEIIEILSMGQSRISRHLKILADAGLLKSRREGSWVYYGLVEKNQDFAAELTNLIISYIEDLPSRETDQRNANIVLGKRAERSQEFFNNLGEKWEKVQEEFINSNIYRAKLVDSIPANTNLVLDLGCGPGVMIPYLLERSEKVLAVDSSSVMIEAVKKEYKNDKRVQVEYAHLENLPIKSGTADCVVASMVLHHISDPIKVLNEVARCLSIGGIFSIVDLVKHNQEFMREKYADLWLGFETKILINWLVSSGFEVIVDEEIQTDSVFKIIFIKAKKKEDLNVRNSN
- the pyk gene encoding pyruvate kinase → MEQQTKNNNPNPLLKARKTKIICTIGPATADKQMIKKLAMAGMNVARLNMSHGNHDFHRQIIRNIKSLNKDTAGGNPIAILMDTQGPEIRTGDVDNELDLKVGETFTFHVIPGREAEAKSVFVNYIDIVKDLKVGDKVTVDNGLINLAVQEVREGELLCKVLDGGKLGSRKHINLPGIRVNIPSITQKDLKDILFGLEEEIDFIALSFVRSVDDVIQLRKIIEEKGAHAQIVAKIEDQEGVKNLDEIINVSDGVMVARGDLGVEVPLEDLPIIQRRIIKKCAIEGKRVIVATHLLESMIHNPSPTRAEVTDVANAVYEEADAIMLSGETAMGSYPVRCVEMLDKISRRIEQSGGMGYVKLKVPKDKKEEMAKSASDLADSLKSPAIIVITRRGIMANHVSSFHPSTAIVHAFTNMTSVRRKLWLNRGVIPYRMDFSSDPEKTIKQAIETLLKEKMVEKGDRVVILSDAIAGEERVDTIQIREVK
- the asd gene encoding aspartate-semialdehyde dehydrogenase, encoding MKKVKVGILGATGSVGQRFVELLENHKLFEVVALCASERSVGQKYGELMKSRWKISGDIPEYVKDIVVTSPTPSETQGVQIVFSGLDASIAGEVETAYAQAGVHVISNSKNHRMVPNVPILSAEVNPEHLDVLQYQKTPGKIITNSNCTIMGVTISLKPLMDLFGLESLFLFSMQAVSGAGYPGVPSMDIMGNIVPFIGGEEDKAEMEPQKCLGRVENGQIVPADFKMSAHCNRVPIFDGHTVCLSVKLKKKVDSKEIIEAWKNFRGEPQKLGLPSAPANPIVYREEQDRPQPRLDLMTGNGMTVVLGRLRPDPILDWKYVVLSHNTVRGAAGAAVLNAELIVNKGLI
- a CDS encoding MBOAT family O-acyltransferase, with protein sequence MKNGKEGRSERILLKSSKDELIDRTPSRDTGYRAILLISSLVFYSLLNGNHICILILVAFSDYCLGLGINLNRNQKLRKLLLIFSVTIDLSVLLFFKYFGLLIETCSELIIKLIKYCQLLFENADFWFSGSNGTFEGNGFGIIGAISTVTSPTWISEIVLPLGISFFIFQSMSYTIDVYRSVIRPETSFFRYLLYISFFPQLVAGPIVKAKEFLPQLLKRISWSEIPLAAIFGWIFLGIFKKAVLADRIAEISDTIYKYPDAVSSSFTWFGVFSYSLQIYLDFSGYTDIAIGLALLFGFRLSKNFDMPYTSSTITDFWNRWHISLSSWLRDYLYIPLGGNRISRWITFRNLFIVMMLGGIWHGASWNFLVWGCIHGILLAIERYFQWKDRVNQFNRFTKGILSIVVFCAVSFLWILFRSPDWNTTDQIINNLFANRSGLNIPYSMRLDLFWVSAICLIGHYLGATKRHPSYWMEKKFTYLHSIVAAFVLIAFVLLSADTKPFIYFVF